The Liquorilactobacillus nagelii DSM 13675 DNA window GCGTAATTTGTTAGTGGGGCAATTCCGATTAATGTTACCTTTACTTGACTTTCAGTTAAAATTTGATGAATTTTTTCAACTGCACTTTCTTTAACTAATAAGGAAGAACTTGGAGCTGGTAATTGATAATTACCAAGTCCATTTTTGCCATGAATATCCACGGCTGTTTCTAAATTTCTTAATATTGGACTCTGCGCACCTTGGGCTACCAATATCTTTTTGTCAAAAAACGTCAACAGTCGCAGCACATTTTCAAGTGTTCTTGTGATACCCACATTTCCAGCAGCCGCACTAATTAATTTAACGTCTAATTGTTGGGAATTGAGTGCGATCGCTAATGCTGCTGCATCATCAATTCCAGGATCAGTGTCAATAATAACCGGTATCTTTTGTTCACTCATTTGTCTCATCCTTACTAAAAAGAGGTATTTTATTTTGCGTCTTGACATCAAACATCCCTTTATCAGACATCTTTATCTCCTGAGAAACTAATAATGAAAGGGTTGAAAATGACATGATTTCATTAGTATTGAAATATCCAAGCTGGTTCATCGCTGACCTAACTTGCTTTATCTGCTTTCCTAACAGACTAATTGGTGCCTGACTAACGACCCCACCAACTGGCAAAGGAGCATTCGCAGTTATTTTATTCTCAATTGCTGCAATATAGCCGCCTTGTTGTTTGACTAACTGATTTTGGACTAAGATCATTGAGGTCAAATCGGTACCGATCACCATTAAATTATGGTGATCATGTGCCCAAGTAGCACCAATTGCTCCTTTGCCTGAAAGTGCTCCTTCAACTAAACCATATGACAACTCACCATTAGTTTTTCCATATCTTTCTTGAATAAACAAGAGTGCTAATCCCGACTCATGCCAAAGCACACGATGATCTTGAACCGTTATTTTCCGCTGAACTCTTTTAGTGAAAGTCCCTACTTTACTGATTTGAATAACATTAGCAACTACTTCACCGTTGGCCACTAGGTTAGTTTTCAACTCAATATCATTTACCGTTAGCTTATCAGCTTTAATTGAATGAAGTAATTCTGGTCCAAAGTCAAATTCTGGAATTAGTTTTTCTTCTGGATCAACCAAAACTCCATTTTTATAAACATTTTGAATCTCAAAATTCTGTAGATCATTGATAATAATAAAGTCAGCAACTCTTCCCGGTGCAATTGATCCCCGATCCCATAACCCCATTCTTCTAGCAGGAGTAAATGAAGAAATATAAATTGCGTCCTCAGGCTTCATTCCCAGCTGAATTGCTCTTTTAACAAGTAAATTCAAATGTCCTTGCAAAAGATCATCTGGCATAATATCATCTGTAACTATCGCGACATGCTCAAACAAGTTATGATCAATAACCGCACTAATAACTTCCTTGGTCAGCGATTTTTTTTGTAACTGAACGAACATGCCATTGCTGACTTTTTCGAGGATCGATTCCGGTGTTTGCTGAGTATGATCCGAAGTAATGCCAGCATAGATAAACTTAGCTAAATCTTCACCAGAATATTTGGGACAATGTCCTTCTAAGGGCATCGTCGGTCGCTCTTTTCGACATATTTTGATTAATCGTTTGATTAACGAATCATCATCCGAAGTAATTCCCTTAAAATTCATTGCTTCGCCCAAACAAACAATTTGAGGATCTTTTAGTAATTCAGTTGTCTCCTTTTCAGCAATTAATCCGCCAGTTGTTTCCAATTCAGGTGTAGTTGAAGGCACTGACGAAGGAATTGCAAAGAAAATGTCGGTTAATGATTTCTGGGACATAAATCTTTTCAAGCCCTCAATGCCAGCAACGTTAGCAATTTCGTGATCATCAGCAATAATTGTCGTTGTACCATACTTAGCACAGTTTTGTCCCATAATGGCTGGCGTGGTCATTGAACTTTCAATATGCATATGAGAATCAACCAACCCAGGTGCGATATATTTTCCGTGCAAATTTAGAACCTTTTTTGGTTCAACTGATTTTATATCCTGAGCTACCCAGTAAAATTTACCAGCTTTAATTGCTATATCCGCTGCAATAAACTTACGCAAATAGCTATTGAAAACTTTACCATTTTTAATTAATAAATCTACTTTTGTCATTTAAACTTGTTTCCTTTCAAAATAAAGAGTTGGAAATTTTCCCAACTCTTTTGTATATAATACTAATTATTCATGATATTGTTCCATTTTGCGATCCATTTTGATAAATGACTATTTACATATGAAAAATCAATTGTTTTTGCTCTTTTGGCAATGCTTCCATAAGTTTTATTCTTAGCATCTTCAGCTGAGAGTTTTACCGAAGAATTTACTGGAGCATTATTCAAGGATTTTGCACTAGCAACTTTCTTTTGTAACTTAGCACTTAAACGGTAGTTAATATATTTATAGGCAGCTGCCGAATTCTTGCTGTTTTTCAAAATTGAAACAGTATCATAATTTGCATATGTTCCGGATTTCGGTACCAAATATTTAACATTTGGATTTGACTCTTTGATCATCGCAACTGAATAATCCCCTACAACTGCAGCATCAATCTCTCCGGTTTTGAACATATTAGTCAGATCTGAAGATTGGGTATATGTTTTAACTACATTCGGCTTAAGTTCTTTGATTGCTTTGAAGGCCGCACTAGCATTATCACTGGTTACTGATTTGCCCGCGTGATCGCCAGCAATATAGAGCATTGCAGGACCAAATGTCGTTGTAATATCAGGAATTGCAATTTTATTTCTTAGTTTTTTAGACCATAAGTCATTCCAACTATTGATTTTTACTTTCTTGGGATTATAAATAATTCCAACACTATTGATAGTATAAGGAACGCTATTGGTTTGCTTAACTATTTTTTTCTGAGCAGTTGATAAATATTTGTAATTCTTAATTTTTGATGTATCGATCTTCTTAAATAGCTTTTTTTGTTGACCGGTCATTGCGTTGTTCTGTGCTAATTCAACTACATCAACCCCACTATTTGTATTATGCTCAATTTGTGTTAAACGCGTTGAACTGTCGCCAAATTGTGTCTTAACTTTTACTCCAAAGGCCTTAGCAAATGGATTCAAGACATCCTTTTGCATCTGTTTAGTTGACATTCCAAAAGTCGAGACAGTTAAATTACTTGATGCATCTGCACTTGAAGTAGTTGAACCAACAATTCCC harbors:
- a CDS encoding adenine deaminase C-terminal domain-containing protein codes for the protein MTKVDLLIKNGKVFNSYLRKFIAADIAIKAGKFYWVAQDIKSVEPKKVLNLHGKYIAPGLVDSHMHIESSMTTPAIMGQNCAKYGTTTIIADDHEIANVAGIEGLKRFMSQKSLTDIFFAIPSSVPSTTPELETTGGLIAEKETTELLKDPQIVCLGEAMNFKGITSDDDSLIKRLIKICRKERPTMPLEGHCPKYSGEDLAKFIYAGITSDHTQQTPESILEKVSNGMFVQLQKKSLTKEVISAVIDHNLFEHVAIVTDDIMPDDLLQGHLNLLVKRAIQLGMKPEDAIYISSFTPARRMGLWDRGSIAPGRVADFIIINDLQNFEIQNVYKNGVLVDPEEKLIPEFDFGPELLHSIKADKLTVNDIELKTNLVANGEVVANVIQISKVGTFTKRVQRKITVQDHRVLWHESGLALLFIQERYGKTNGELSYGLVEGALSGKGAIGATWAHDHHNLMVIGTDLTSMILVQNQLVKQQGGYIAAIENKITANAPLPVGGVVSQAPISLLGKQIKQVRSAMNQLGYFNTNEIMSFSTLSLLVSQEIKMSDKGMFDVKTQNKIPLFSKDETNE
- a CDS encoding ABC transporter substrate-binding protein, giving the protein MGAALTGIVGSTTSSADASSNLTVSTFGMSTKQMQKDVLNPFAKAFGVKVKTQFGDSSTRLTQIEHNTNSGVDVVELAQNNAMTGQQKKLFKKIDTSKIKNYKYLSTAQKKIVKQTNSVPYTINSVGIIYNPKKVKINSWNDLWSKKLRNKIAIPDITTTFGPAMLYIAGDHAGKSVTSDNASAAFKAIKELKPNVVKTYTQSSDLTNMFKTGEIDAAVVGDYSVAMIKESNPNVKYLVPKSGTYANYDTVSILKNSKNSAAAYKYINYRLSAKLQKKVASAKSLNNAPVNSSVKLSAEDAKNKTYGSIAKRAKTIDFSYVNSHLSKWIAKWNNIMNN